The Duganella sp. BuS-21 sequence CGTGATCCGGGTGGTGAAGCAGGCCCGAGCCACGCCGTCGCTGACGGTGGACGGCGTGGCGCAGGACGACCAGCTGATTGAGCTGGTCGACAGCGGCGGCACGCGGCAGGTGGAGTTGCTGCTGCCGGCGACGCCGGCGTTGGCCGCGTCAGAGGCCCAGGGAGGCCCCGGCGCCTGACAGCGTCGCCACGCCCAGCGCCGCGAAGATCAGCGCGGCGATGCCGTGCACCAGCTTGAGCGAGACGCGGTTGGCGATCCTGTCGCCGAAGTACACGGCAGGGACGTTGGCCAGCATCATGCCCAGCGTGGTGCCGGCTACCACGGCGACGATGCCGTGGTAGCGCGCCGCCAGCGCCACGGTGGCAACCTGCGTCTTGTCGCCCATCTCGGCGATGAAGAAGGCAATCAGTGTGGTGAGGAACACGCCGTAGCGCGCCAGCGGCGTGTCTTCCTCATCGAGTTTATCGGGCACCAGGGTCCACGCCGCCATGGCCAGGAACGATCCGCCCAGCACCCAACGCAGCAGCTCAGGTCCCATCAGGCTGGTGATCCAGGCGCCGATGGCGGCGGCAAAGGCGTGGTTGGCGATGGTGGCGACGAAGATGCCGGCAACGATGGGTAGGGGACGGCGGAACCTGGCGGCGAGAACGAAGGCGAGCAGCTGGGTTTTGTCGCCGATTTCAGCGAGGGCGACGATGCCGGTAGAGACGAGGAAAGCTTCCATGGTATGTAGGTGGTGAGCGGGCCGGATACGAAAAACCAATGAACGAAGCGCGGCACCGGCCCTTCCGGCCGCGCATCGTTCATGGTCTCGTCCAGCCTTGAGCCTCTAGCCCTAAGCCACCTGCACCACGGTCTGCGGACCGATTATGTTGACACAGGTTCTTGCGCCGGGGAGGCGCAAGCCGACTACTCCCCAATAACGGGCGGTATCTTAACACATGCCCGAAACATGCCTATGGTATTCTGCTCCGCGCTTCAGACAAATATTGAAAGTATTACATGATCAAGAAGACCATATCCGCGCTGGTGCTGTCCGCATGCATGGCGCTCGCCGCACACGCCGATCCGCTCAGCTACGCCCGCTACGACCAGGTGCGCACCACCGACCTGCACCTCGACCTGAAGGCGGACTTCGGCCAGAAGACCCTGTCCGGCTACGCCGAACTGAGCTTGAACTGGATCGACCAATCCGCCCGTACGCTGGTGCTGGATACGAATGAACTGAACATCGCCAAGGTGCAGGTGCTGAATCCGAACGGCCGCTGGAGCGCCGTCTCCTTCATGCTCGACAGGCTGGATGTGAAAAACACGGAAAAGGGCCGCGCGCTGCGCATCGCCTTGCCGTTCCAGCCGCCGAAGGTGCGTGTCTATTACCGCACCGCGCCGTCGGCCGCCGCGCTGCAATGGATGGCGCCCGAGCAGACCATGTCCGGCAAGCGTCCGTTCATGTTCAGCCAGTCGCAGGACATCAACGCCCGTTCGTGGGCGCCGGTGCAGGACACGCCGGCGGTGCGCTTCACCTACAGCGCCCGCGTCGACGCGCCGGCCGGCCTGCGCGTGCTGATGAGCGCCGAGAACGACCAGAAGGCCAGCGGCGCCGGCGGCTGGAAGTTCAAGATGACGCAGCCGATTCCTTCCTACCTGCTGGCCATCGCCATCGGCGAAATCGAAGTGCGCAACCTCGGTCCGCGTTCGGCGGTCTACGCCGAACCGGCGCGCATCGAAGCGGCCGCCTACGAGCTGGCCGACACCGAAAAGATGATCAGCGCCGCCGAAGGCCTGTATGGCCCGTATCGCTGGGACAGGTACGACATGATCGTGTTGCCGCCGTCCTTCCCGTACGGCGGCATGGAGAACCCGCGCCTGACCTTCCTCACGCCGACCATGATCGCCGGCGACCGCAGCCTGGTCGACCTGATCGCGCATGAACTGGCGCACTCGTGGTCCGGCAACCTGGTGACCAACGCCTCGTGGAAATACATGTGGCTCAACGAAGGCTTTACCACCTACGTCACCACCCGCATCGTCGAGAAGCTGTACGGCGAAGAAGTGGCCGAGATGAACCTGCAGGTCGAGCAGGAAGAGGCGCTGGCGTCGCTGGCCACCATCCCGGCGGCCAAGCAGGTGCTGGCCACGCGCGGCGCCGACAACGACCCGTCGGCGTACTCGGACGGCAGCCTGATTTATCCGAAGGGCGCCTGGTTGCTGCGCACGCTGGAGCAGCGCGCCGGGCGCGAGGTGTTCGATCCCTTCCTGCGCGGCTGGTTCGAGTCGCACGCCTTCAAGTCGGCCACCACCGACGAATTCGTGGACTACCTGAAGAAGAACCTGCTCGACGCCCATCCTGAATACATGGCCGCCTCGGAGCTCGACGAATGGCTGTACAGCGCCGGCATTCCGGCCAACGCCAAGCGCGCGGCCTCGCCGCGCCCGGCCGCGCTGGACGCGCAGCGCAGCGCATGGCTGAAAGGCGAGCTGCCGACGGCGGAGCTGAACGGCAAGAATTGGATCGCGCTGGAGTGGATGCACTTCCTGAACGACATCGACGGCAAGGCCAGCGCCGCGCAACTGCAGGAGCTGGACCAGGCTTTCGCGCTGGGCAAGAGCGGCAACAATGAAATCGCCTTCCGCTTCTACCGTTCCTCGATCAAGGCCGGCTACAACGTGCGCGAGCCGCTGGGTAAATTCCTCGCCAGCGTGGGCCGCAAGCTGTTCGTGGTGCCGCTGTATAGCGCCCTGCTGAAAAACCCGAACCAGAAGGACTGGGCGAAATCGCTGTACGCCAAGACCCGTTCGCACTACCACCCGTTGACGCAAGCCGCCGTAGACAAAGCCTTCAAAAAACCATGAACCTGTACCGTACTGTTGCAGCCGGCGTCTTGACGCTGGCTGTTTTTGTTGCGCCGGCCAATGCCGCTACGCCTGCCGCCGCCGCACCGGCCTTCAATCTCGACGCGGACGTCAACCGCGCGCTGAAAACCTTCGGCGTGCCGGGCATGGCGATCGCCATCGTCAAGGATGGCAAGGTGGTCGCGGCCAAGGGCTACGGCGTGCGCAAGCTGGGCGAGCCGGCGCCGGTGGACGGCAAGACGCTGTTTGAAATCGCCTCCAACTCCAAGGCCTTCACGGCCGCCGGCCTGGCCATGCTGGTCGACGAAGGC is a genomic window containing:
- a CDS encoding TMEM165/GDT1 family protein — protein: MEAFLVSTGIVALAEIGDKTQLLAFVLAARFRRPLPIVAGIFVATIANHAFAAAIGAWITSLMGPELLRWVLGGSFLAMAAWTLVPDKLDEEDTPLARYGVFLTTLIAFFIAEMGDKTQVATVALAARYHGIVAVVAGTTLGMMLANVPAVYFGDRIANRVSLKLVHGIAALIFAALGVATLSGAGASLGL
- a CDS encoding M1 family metallopeptidase, yielding MIKKTISALVLSACMALAAHADPLSYARYDQVRTTDLHLDLKADFGQKTLSGYAELSLNWIDQSARTLVLDTNELNIAKVQVLNPNGRWSAVSFMLDRLDVKNTEKGRALRIALPFQPPKVRVYYRTAPSAAALQWMAPEQTMSGKRPFMFSQSQDINARSWAPVQDTPAVRFTYSARVDAPAGLRVLMSAENDQKASGAGGWKFKMTQPIPSYLLAIAIGEIEVRNLGPRSAVYAEPARIEAAAYELADTEKMISAAEGLYGPYRWDRYDMIVLPPSFPYGGMENPRLTFLTPTMIAGDRSLVDLIAHELAHSWSGNLVTNASWKYMWLNEGFTTYVTTRIVEKLYGEEVAEMNLQVEQEEALASLATIPAAKQVLATRGADNDPSAYSDGSLIYPKGAWLLRTLEQRAGREVFDPFLRGWFESHAFKSATTDEFVDYLKKNLLDAHPEYMAASELDEWLYSAGIPANAKRAASPRPAALDAQRSAWLKGELPTAELNGKNWIALEWMHFLNDIDGKASAAQLQELDQAFALGKSGNNEIAFRFYRSSIKAGYNVREPLGKFLASVGRKLFVVPLYSALLKNPNQKDWAKSLYAKTRSHYHPLTQAAVDKAFKKP